The DNA segment CACCGCCGCCTTGACCCCCAGCGTGATGATCGGGCCGCCGAACTTGGCGAGGCGCACCAGATGGCTGCCGTCCTCGCGCGCAGTAATGCCGATCAGCACCTCCTGCGTGAGTTCCCCTTCCACCACATGGGCCAGCGCCACCCAGCCGTCCCGGCGCAGGCTGGCGTACAGGTCCAGCAGGATGACGGTCCAGCCGCCCGCGCGGGCCGTGCGCTTCTCGAAGGGCTGGCCGGGGGCGGCGGGAGCAAAATCTGCGGGCAGGGTCAGGATGGCGTGTGGCACGAGATCAGGGTCCTCCGGGTAGGGGTGGATGTCGCCGTGCGGGACAACCGGGTGGGCAGTGGGCGTGAAACGGGCGTGCTGGGGGCTGAGGCCCAGGTCACGCCACTTGAGGGCGTATTTGGTTTCCAATGCGGCGGGCGGCGCTTCGGTCAGTTCCACATTCATTACGCCGCTGTCGCGCGCCGCCTGACATGCAAAGTCGAAATACTCGTCGTGATCGGTGGTCAGCAGCACCGCGCCGCCGGGTTTCAGCCGCGAAGCCGCGAGCTGAAAGAACGGCACGCGCAGCAAACGGTGGTCCAGATGCCCGGCTTTCGGCCAGGGATCGGGAAAGTTGACCACCACAGCGTCCAGGCCACCATGCGGCACAACCTCGCGCAGCAGCACGTCTGCGGGCAGCTTGGTCAGGATGGCGTTGTCCAGGCCCGCATTCTTGAGGCGACGCTGGGCCTTCAGCAGTGAGACGCCCGACAGTTCCACGCCCAGATAATTGGGGGCAGTCTCGAACGTGGCGGCGTAGTGCGGCCAGAAGCGCCCATCCCCGAAGCCGATTTCCAGCACCCAGGGGCGATCCGGCGTCTGGGGGTACAGACGGGGGGCCGAGTCGGGAAAGTGGAAATCGCCCAACGGGTAAATCATGCGCCCACCACGCCCAGTTCCAGCAACTCATCCGAGAGGCGGGCGGCGTCTTCCAGCACACTTCTATACGAACACTCGGCGGGCAACACGCGGCCCACGGCGCGTACGCGGTCAAAGCGGGTGAGCTGAAAGCCGTCCAGTTCACCGGGCGCAGGCGTCAGGAAGCGCACGTCGTAGGGCGGCGCACCCTCCACCGCCGCCGCCGTGGCCTCCGAGCCGATCAGAAAGACGCCGGAGCGGGCCAGATCGTCGGCCAGGAAGTCGTAGGCCACCTCCGAAAGTCGCCCGGCTTCCTCCATGCTGTCGCCGATCAGCAGACGGCCCTTGAGGAAGGCTCCCACCGCCAGCACCACCTGCCGGGCGTGCAGTTTCGGGCCTTCCCAGGT comes from the Deinococcus sp. AJ005 genome and includes:
- a CDS encoding FAD-dependent oxidoreductase, which codes for MFGPDKPRSQPQPGHLYDVAVVGAGLAGTELAWRLARAGADVLLVSQALDHLGNLYAPTIDAADFPPGSVFALIRDGIAPDTDGWTFHRQLKAEIEGTSGIHLLQSTVTELDETDDEMVLSTWEGPKLHARQVVLAVGAFLKGRLLIGDSMEEAGRLSEVAYDFLADDLARSGVFLIGSEATAAAVEGAPPYDVRFLTPAPGELDGFQLTRFDRVRAVGRVLPAECSYRSVLEDAARLSDELLELGVVGA
- a CDS encoding tRNA (guanosine(46)-N(7))-methyltransferase TrmB, giving the protein MIYPLGDFHFPDSAPRLYPQTPDRPWVLEIGFGDGRFWPHYAATFETAPNYLGVELSGVSLLKAQRRLKNAGLDNAILTKLPADVLLREVVPHGGLDAVVVNFPDPWPKAGHLDHRLLRVPFFQLAASRLKPGGAVLLTTDHDEYFDFACQAARDSGVMNVELTEAPPAALETKYALKWRDLGLSPQHARFTPTAHPVVPHGDIHPYPEDPDLVPHAILTLPADFAPAAPGQPFEKRTARAGGWTVILLDLYASLRRDGWVALAHVVEGELTQEVLIGITAREDGSHLVRLAKFGGPIITLGVKAAVGAVTDWLEESGGRVTHRGY